One window of Mesorhizobium sp. PAMC28654 genomic DNA carries:
- the petA gene encoding ubiquinol-cytochrome c reductase iron-sulfur subunit encodes MSATEIHDPNRRDFLYVATGMAAVVGAGAFAWPFIDQMRPDASTLALASVEVDVGSLTPGMSLIVKWRGKPVVVRNRTDKEMKDGEAVSLTDLKDPIARNANLPADAPATDANRTTPGKEAWMVMVQVCTHLGCIPLGQEGDFGGWFCPCHGSQYDTAGRIRKGPAPENMAVPVFKFISDTKILIG; translated from the coding sequence GTGAGCGCAACCGAAATCCACGATCCCAATCGTCGAGACTTTCTCTACGTCGCAACCGGCATGGCCGCTGTGGTTGGCGCGGGTGCGTTCGCGTGGCCGTTCATCGACCAGATGCGTCCCGATGCCTCGACGCTGGCGCTCGCTTCGGTGGAAGTCGACGTTGGCTCGCTGACGCCGGGCATGTCGCTGATCGTCAAGTGGCGCGGCAAGCCGGTCGTGGTGCGCAACCGCACCGACAAAGAGATGAAGGACGGCGAAGCCGTCAGCCTCACGGATCTGAAGGACCCGATCGCCCGCAACGCCAACCTGCCGGCCGACGCTCCGGCAACCGACGCCAACCGCACCACGCCCGGTAAGGAAGCCTGGATGGTGATGGTTCAGGTCTGCACGCATCTGGGTTGCATTCCGCTCGGCCAGGAAGGCGATTTCGGCGGCTGGTTCTGCCCGTGCCACGGTTCGCAATACGACACCGCCGGCCGCATCCGCAAAGGACCGGCGCCTGAAAATATGGCAGTGCCGGTATTCAAGTTCATTTCCGATACCAAGATCCTTATCGGTTGA
- a CDS encoding MaoC family dehydratase translates to MTGKTSVPGKTWTYDDFMEGTSLDLGTKLVSAEEIIEFAGEFDAQPMHLDEEAGKASILGGLAASGWHTCAMFMRMLCDAFLLDSTSQGAPGVDYVKWKKPVLAGDMLSGKTTVLAKRVSKSRPRLGLVTMRSELFNQRGESVFEFENTCMFLTREALG, encoded by the coding sequence ATGACCGGAAAGACTTCTGTTCCCGGAAAGACCTGGACCTACGATGATTTCATGGAGGGCACATCGCTCGACCTCGGCACCAAGCTGGTAAGCGCCGAAGAGATCATCGAATTCGCCGGGGAGTTCGACGCCCAGCCGATGCATCTCGACGAGGAAGCCGGCAAGGCGAGCATCCTCGGCGGACTGGCGGCTTCGGGCTGGCACACCTGCGCCATGTTCATGCGCATGCTGTGCGATGCCTTCCTGCTGGACTCGACATCGCAAGGGGCGCCCGGCGTGGACTATGTCAAATGGAAGAAGCCGGTGCTGGCCGGGGACATGCTCTCCGGTAAAACCACCGTCCTTGCCAAGCGCGTTTCGAAATCGAGGCCGCGGCTTGGCCTCGTCACCATGCGCAGCGAATTGTTCAACCAGCGCGGTGAAAGCGTCTTTGAATTCGAGAATACCTGCATGTTCCTCACGCGTGAGGCGCTGGGATGA
- a CDS encoding cytochrome c1 translates to MKKILTSLALIGLVAAGTGAAGTWAFAAEEAHNAAAPTHFPMEEPKEMGWSFTGPFGTYDKAQLQRGLKVYKEVCSACHSMNLVAFRTLTDLGYSEAQVKSFAASYTIHDGPNDAGEMFDRPGKPSDHFPAPFANEEAAAASNGGAAPPDMSLLAKARGVERGFPQFVFDIFTQYDAGGPDYIHSLLTGFDQTPPAGMVIPEGTHYNPHFMSGVSLKMAKPLSDGAVTYDDGSPQTVDQYARDVSAFLMWAAEPHMEDRKKTGTRVLFFLLLFGALVYLTKRKVWDGVAH, encoded by the coding sequence ATGAAAAAGATTCTCACCTCGCTGGCGCTGATCGGCCTTGTGGCCGCCGGCACTGGGGCCGCCGGAACTTGGGCGTTCGCAGCCGAAGAGGCGCACAACGCGGCCGCGCCGACGCATTTCCCGATGGAAGAGCCGAAGGAGATGGGCTGGAGCTTCACCGGTCCGTTTGGAACTTACGACAAGGCGCAGCTGCAGCGCGGCCTGAAGGTCTACAAGGAAGTCTGCTCGGCCTGCCATTCGATGAATTTGGTGGCGTTCCGCACGCTGACGGACCTCGGTTACTCCGAAGCGCAGGTAAAGTCTTTTGCCGCCTCGTACACCATCCACGACGGCCCCAACGATGCCGGCGAGATGTTCGACCGTCCCGGCAAGCCGTCCGACCATTTCCCGGCGCCGTTCGCCAATGAGGAAGCAGCCGCAGCCTCCAACGGCGGCGCTGCCCCGCCCGATATGTCGCTGCTGGCCAAGGCGCGCGGCGTCGAGCGTGGCTTTCCGCAATTCGTCTTCGACATCTTCACGCAGTATGACGCAGGCGGTCCCGACTATATCCATTCTCTGCTAACCGGTTTCGACCAGACGCCGCCAGCGGGCATGGTCATCCCCGAGGGCACGCATTACAATCCGCATTTCATGTCCGGCGTGTCGCTGAAGATGGCCAAGCCGCTTTCCGATGGCGCAGTGACCTATGATGACGGTTCGCCACAGACCGTCGACCAGTATGCCCGCGACGTTTCGGCCTTCCTGATGTGGGCGGCCGAGCCGCATATGGAAGACCGCAAGAAGACCGGCACCCGCGTGCTGTTTTTCCTCCTGCTGTTCGGCGCGCTGGTCTATCTCACCAAGCGCAAGGTGTGGGACGGCGTGGCGCACTAG
- a CDS encoding uracil-xanthine permease family protein, with translation MERVAPEITLIAQPDDPLPWGKAALLGLQHVLAMDVYIVPFIIASVLAFSVGDAGAFIQSAFVAAGIATLIQSQFLMRLPVVQGPSFVPIGAVLAIAFGAGGGIAGLSAVVGALIPGAILVMLIGSPTKIFHRLVNRFVPPIVGGAIIIVVGVALMPVALKESVFAVHGTATVGGNIILAFISAAFLVGCMLTGMALGSKGAWLRLLSVIIALVAGSVAAAFMGQLNMSGVSAATWFSMPRIAFFNLDVTFSLSATLTMLIVYIVVLAETTGTWFAVGAVIDKPLSDEQLDKGATGEGLGCLISALLCSTPVTGYSSNAGIIAITGIASRAAFAAAGIFLVLFGLIGKLSAVIASIPGPVIGGVFGVLCVVIAMNGFRVVRGTPLNERNMLVIGLPILMALFATLAPPDFVKTLPDIAQYILGSSIAFGAVWAIVLHQILPNSR, from the coding sequence ATGGAACGCGTTGCACCAGAGATCACACTGATTGCCCAGCCGGACGATCCGCTGCCATGGGGGAAGGCCGCGCTGCTTGGCCTCCAGCATGTGCTGGCGATGGACGTCTATATCGTGCCGTTCATCATCGCATCGGTGCTCGCCTTCAGCGTTGGCGATGCCGGCGCCTTCATCCAGTCCGCCTTCGTCGCGGCGGGCATCGCGACATTGATCCAGTCGCAGTTCCTGATGCGGCTGCCCGTCGTCCAGGGGCCGTCCTTCGTTCCGATCGGCGCGGTGCTGGCCATCGCCTTCGGAGCAGGCGGCGGTATTGCCGGCCTTTCCGCTGTGGTCGGCGCGCTTATCCCGGGCGCCATACTGGTCATGCTGATTGGGTCCCCGACGAAGATCTTCCATCGCCTCGTCAACCGCTTCGTGCCGCCCATCGTCGGTGGCGCGATCATCATCGTCGTCGGCGTAGCCCTGATGCCCGTGGCGCTTAAGGAAAGCGTGTTCGCGGTTCACGGCACCGCCACGGTCGGCGGCAACATCATCCTCGCCTTTATCTCGGCGGCGTTTCTCGTCGGCTGCATGCTGACAGGCATGGCGCTTGGTTCGAAAGGTGCCTGGCTGCGCCTGCTCTCGGTTATAATCGCCCTGGTGGCCGGAAGCGTGGCCGCCGCCTTCATGGGCCAGTTGAACATGTCGGGCGTCTCCGCCGCGACCTGGTTTTCCATGCCGCGCATCGCGTTCTTCAACCTGGACGTGACGTTCTCGCTGTCGGCGACGCTGACGATGCTGATCGTCTATATCGTCGTTCTCGCCGAGACCACTGGCACCTGGTTCGCGGTCGGCGCCGTCATCGACAAGCCGCTGTCGGATGAGCAACTCGACAAGGGCGCCACGGGTGAGGGCTTGGGTTGCCTGATCAGCGCGCTGCTCTGCAGCACGCCGGTCACCGGCTATTCGTCCAATGCCGGCATCATTGCCATCACCGGCATCGCCAGCCGCGCTGCCTTTGCGGCGGCCGGCATCTTCCTGGTGCTGTTCGGGCTGATCGGAAAGCTCTCGGCGGTCATCGCGTCGATACCGGGGCCGGTCATCGGCGGCGTCTTCGGCGTGCTTTGCGTCGTCATCGCCATGAACGGTTTTCGCGTTGTGCGCGGCACGCCGCTGAACGAGAGGAACATGCTGGTCATCGGCCTGCCGATCCTCATGGCGCTGTTCGCCACGCTGGCGCCACCGGACTTCGTCAAGACGCTTCCAGACATCGCGCAGTATATCCTCGGCTCATCGATCGCATTCGGCGCCGTCTGGGCCATCGTGCTGCACCAGATCCTGCCGAACTCCCGATAA
- a CDS encoding MaoC family dehydratase yields the protein MTLDEFFRIGTTVTLGSHRFEPEEIKAFARKYDPQVFHVDEEAAKASVLGGLCASGWHTAATWMKYNLEARMDAEGWTGPGPVPEFGPSPGFKNLKWLKPVYAGETVTFTRTALSHRPIASRPGWRLLALRSEAFDSTGDKVLEFESAVLVKTE from the coding sequence ATGACCCTCGACGAGTTCTTCCGCATAGGCACCACCGTCACGCTCGGCTCGCACAGGTTCGAGCCGGAAGAGATCAAGGCCTTCGCCCGCAAATACGACCCGCAGGTCTTCCACGTCGACGAGGAAGCGGCCAAGGCCAGCGTACTCGGCGGTCTCTGCGCCTCCGGCTGGCACACCGCCGCAACCTGGATGAAATACAACCTTGAAGCCCGCATGGACGCCGAAGGCTGGACCGGCCCGGGCCCCGTCCCGGAATTTGGCCCCTCACCCGGCTTCAAGAACCTGAAATGGCTGAAGCCGGTCTATGCCGGCGAAACGGTGACCTTCACCCGCACCGCCCTTTCCCATCGCCCCATCGCCTCACGCCCTGGCTGGCGTCTGCTGGCGCTGCGCTCGGAGGCTTTCGATTCGACCGGCGACAAGGTGCTGGAGTTTGAGAGCGCCGTGCTGGTGAAGACGGAGTAG
- a CDS encoding alpha-hydroxy acid oxidase: protein MRLSDCHNFSDFRRMAERRLPGPIFNYIDGAADDEVTYRRNTESFESCDLVPNVLRGVSEVDMSVTVMGQKLAMPVYCSPTALQRLFHHQGERAVAKASAKYGTMFGVSSLGTVSLEEARKISNAPQVYQFYFHRDRGLNRAMMQRAREVGVEVMMLTVDSITGGNRERDKRTGFAIPFKLNLAGMLQFALKPAWAINYFTHEGFKLPQLDEHVDMSGGTMSISRYFTEMLDPSMTWDDVAEMVRLWPGPFCLKGIMSVEDARRAVEIGCSGIVLSNHGGRQLDGSRAAFDQLAEIVDAVGDRIDVIMDGGVQRGTHVLKALSLGAKAVGVGRYYLFPLAAAGQPGVERALEQMRVEIERGMKLMGCTTIGQLSRENLRFR from the coding sequence ATGCGGCTCAGCGACTGTCACAATTTTTCCGATTTCCGCCGCATGGCTGAACGTCGGCTGCCGGGTCCGATCTTCAACTATATCGACGGCGCGGCGGACGACGAGGTCACCTATCGCCGCAACACCGAAAGCTTCGAGAGCTGCGACCTCGTTCCCAATGTCCTGCGCGGCGTCAGCGAGGTCGACATGTCGGTGACGGTGATGGGCCAGAAGCTGGCAATGCCGGTCTACTGCTCGCCGACCGCCTTGCAGCGCCTGTTCCATCACCAGGGCGAGCGCGCGGTCGCCAAGGCTTCGGCCAAGTACGGAACGATGTTCGGCGTGTCCTCGCTCGGCACTGTCAGCCTCGAGGAGGCGCGCAAGATCAGCAACGCCCCACAAGTCTACCAGTTCTATTTCCATCGGGATCGTGGCCTCAACCGGGCGATGATGCAGCGTGCCAGGGAGGTTGGCGTCGAAGTGATGATGCTGACCGTCGACAGCATCACCGGGGGAAACCGCGAGCGCGACAAGCGCACCGGCTTTGCCATCCCCTTCAAGCTCAACCTCGCCGGCATGCTGCAGTTCGCGCTGAAACCAGCCTGGGCGATCAACTATTTCACCCATGAGGGGTTCAAGCTGCCGCAACTGGACGAGCATGTCGACATGAGTGGCGGCACGATGTCGATCAGCCGCTATTTTACCGAGATGCTCGATCCGTCTATGACCTGGGACGACGTCGCCGAGATGGTCAGGCTGTGGCCGGGGCCGTTCTGCCTCAAGGGCATCATGTCGGTGGAGGATGCCAGGCGTGCGGTAGAGATCGGCTGCAGCGGGATCGTGCTGTCCAACCATGGCGGCCGGCAGCTGGACGGCTCGCGGGCGGCGTTCGACCAGCTTGCCGAGATCGTCGATGCCGTCGGCGACCGGATCGACGTGATCATGGATGGCGGCGTGCAACGCGGCACGCATGTGCTGAAGGCGCTGTCGCTCGGCGCCAAGGCCGTCGGCGTCGGCCGCTACTACCTGTTCCCGCTGGCGGCGGCGGGCCAGCCGGGCGTCGAACGGGCGCTTGAACAGATGCGCGTCGAGATCGAGCGCGGCATGAAGCTGATGGGCTGCACCACGATCGGACAATTGTCACGCGAAAATCTCCGTTTCAGGTAA
- the corA gene encoding magnesium/cobalt transporter CorA, whose translation MIKAFVVDNDRLRVVDDLMQNGENVVWADLLNPTKEEEATIEGWLGVAIPTREEMEEIEISSRLYVEDGAYFMTATLPAQTEVDDPLMSPVTFVLAGTRLITVRYHEPKAFKTFPQRAEKVVMGCTSGDTILIGLLEAIVDRLADILERAGRDIETISRDIFQATSTKVSKRNRDFQELLKGIGRKEDIASSVRDSLISLQRLAGFFAHASTRMKMSKDTKARIKTLSRDVLSLADHATFLSQKISFLLDATLGMISIEQNAIIKIFSVAAVIFLPPTLVASIYGMNFDIIPELKWNFGYPFAIAMMVLSAILPYWYFRRRGWL comes from the coding sequence ATGATCAAGGCTTTCGTCGTGGACAATGATCGCCTGCGCGTCGTCGATGACCTCATGCAGAATGGCGAAAACGTCGTCTGGGCGGACCTGCTCAACCCGACGAAGGAAGAAGAAGCAACCATCGAGGGCTGGCTCGGCGTTGCCATCCCGACCCGCGAGGAGATGGAGGAGATCGAGATCTCCAGCCGCCTCTATGTCGAGGACGGCGCCTATTTCATGACCGCCACGCTGCCTGCCCAGACCGAGGTCGACGATCCGCTGATGTCGCCGGTCACCTTCGTGCTCGCCGGCACCAGGCTGATCACCGTGCGCTACCACGAGCCCAAGGCATTCAAGACCTTTCCGCAGCGCGCCGAGAAGGTGGTGATGGGCTGCACCAGCGGCGACACCATCCTGATCGGGCTGCTGGAGGCGATCGTCGACCGCCTCGCCGACATACTGGAACGCGCCGGCCGCGATATCGAGACCATCTCGCGCGACATCTTCCAGGCCACCTCGACCAAGGTTTCCAAGCGCAATCGGGATTTCCAGGAATTGCTCAAGGGAATTGGCCGCAAGGAGGACATCGCCTCCTCGGTGCGCGACAGCCTGATCTCGCTGCAGCGCCTCGCCGGCTTCTTCGCCCATGCCTCGACCCGCATGAAGATGAGCAAGGACACCAAGGCGCGCATCAAGACGCTGTCGCGCGACGTGCTGTCGCTCGCCGACCACGCCACCTTCCTGTCTCAGAAAATCTCCTTCCTGCTCGACGCGACGCTCGGCATGATCTCGATCGAGCAGAACGCCATCATCAAGATCTTCTCGGTCGCCGCCGTCATCTTCCTGCCGCCGACGTTGGTCGCCTCGATCTACGGCATGAATTTTGACATCATCCCCGAACTCAAATGGAACTTCGGCTACCCCTTCGCCATCGCCATGATGGTGCTGTCGGCCATCCTGCCCTACTGGTATTTCCGCCGTCGCGGCTGGCTCTGA
- a CDS encoding ABC transporter ATP-binding protein, with amino-acid sequence MMTAIYRWFENWVFPFREPANLRPPASVGGFIWHYVGQAKFAFFAMMVIGGIAPLVEAGLFYFVGRLVDILDQLPNPRSWQALWHAAGPELVFMVVVVLVIRTIVVGLSALVDEQTITPGFYNLVRWQAHRHVSRQSYAFFQNDFAGRIATKVWQAGQATGDLMESFIEVVWFMVVYTVTTLAVVAGLDLRLAALVVVWIAAFGFLAKLYLPAIRKHAEATAEAGSMINGRIVDSYSNVQTLKLFSADGDDRYIRSGFDIYLDALRPFTRRLTGVRMALTTLSGFMITAIACFAVYLRVEGSITVGAVAFTLSLVLRLNMLLGRLMMQLNGILRNLGVLENSKALISQPLGLVDAPDAKELVVAGGRIDVRNLEFHYGKGSGVLDSIDLVVRPGEKVGLVGPSGAGKTTLVNLILRLYDIESGKITIDGQDVSKVTQNSLRANIGVVSQDTALFHRSLRDNIKLGMPDATDAEVIAAARKAEAHEFILNLRDNRDRVGYEAFVGERGVKLSGGQRQRVAIARVFLKDAPILVLDEATSALDSDIEAAIQENLTRLMEGKTVIAIAHRLSTIAALDRLVVLDGGRIVEQGTHDQLVALDGLYARLWKRQSGGFLYHEDSVLEETRPAE; translated from the coding sequence ATGATGACTGCCATTTATCGCTGGTTCGAGAATTGGGTCTTCCCGTTCCGGGAGCCGGCGAACCTTCGGCCCCCGGCCAGCGTTGGCGGCTTCATCTGGCACTATGTCGGCCAGGCGAAGTTCGCCTTTTTCGCCATGATGGTCATCGGCGGCATCGCGCCGCTGGTCGAGGCCGGCTTGTTCTACTTCGTCGGGCGGCTGGTCGACATTCTCGACCAGCTTCCGAACCCGCGCAGTTGGCAAGCCTTGTGGCATGCCGCCGGCCCCGAACTGGTGTTCATGGTCGTGGTGGTGCTGGTCATCCGCACCATCGTCGTCGGGCTGTCGGCGCTGGTCGACGAACAGACGATCACGCCCGGCTTCTACAATCTGGTGCGCTGGCAGGCACACCGGCATGTCTCGCGCCAGTCCTACGCCTTCTTCCAGAACGATTTCGCCGGGCGCATCGCCACCAAGGTCTGGCAAGCGGGGCAGGCGACCGGCGACCTGATGGAGAGCTTCATCGAGGTCGTCTGGTTCATGGTCGTCTACACGGTGACGACGCTGGCGGTGGTCGCTGGGCTTGACCTGCGATTGGCCGCGCTGGTGGTGGTCTGGATCGCCGCCTTCGGCTTTCTGGCAAAACTATATCTGCCGGCGATTCGCAAGCATGCCGAGGCAACCGCCGAAGCCGGCTCGATGATCAATGGCCGCATCGTCGATTCCTATTCGAACGTGCAGACGCTGAAACTGTTCTCGGCCGATGGTGACGACCGCTATATTCGTAGCGGCTTCGACATCTATCTCGACGCGCTGCGTCCTTTCACGCGCCGGCTGACCGGCGTGCGGATGGCGCTGACGACGCTGTCGGGATTCATGATCACGGCAATCGCCTGCTTTGCAGTTTATCTCCGGGTCGAAGGCTCGATCACCGTCGGCGCCGTCGCCTTCACGCTGTCGCTGGTGCTGCGGCTCAACATGCTGCTCGGCCGGCTGATGATGCAGCTCAACGGTATCCTCAGAAATCTCGGCGTACTGGAAAACTCCAAGGCGCTGATCTCGCAACCGCTCGGGCTGGTCGATGCGCCGGACGCCAAGGAACTGGTCGTGGCCGGCGGACGCATCGACGTCCGGAACCTTGAATTCCACTATGGCAAGGGTTCCGGCGTGCTCGACAGCATCGACCTTGTCGTGCGGCCGGGCGAGAAGGTCGGACTGGTCGGGCCGTCCGGCGCCGGCAAGACGACGCTGGTCAACCTGATCCTGCGGCTTTACGATATCGAGAGCGGCAAGATCACCATCGACGGGCAGGACGTTTCCAAGGTCACGCAGAATTCGCTGCGCGCCAATATCGGCGTCGTCAGCCAGGATACAGCACTGTTCCACCGGTCGCTGCGCGACAACATCAAGCTTGGCATGCCCGATGCGACCGACGCCGAGGTGATCGCCGCGGCCAGGAAGGCGGAGGCGCATGAGTTCATCCTGAACCTGCGCGATAACCGGGACCGCGTCGGCTACGAGGCCTTTGTCGGCGAGCGCGGCGTGAAGCTGTCGGGCGGCCAGCGCCAGCGCGTGGCGATCGCCCGCGTCTTCCTCAAGGACGCGCCGATCCTGGTGCTGGACGAAGCGACGTCGGCGCTCGATTCCGACATCGAGGCGGCGATCCAGGAGAATTTGACGCGGCTGATGGAAGGAAAGACGGTCATCGCCATCGCGCACCGGCTGTCGACCATCGCTGCACTCGACCGGCTGGTGGTGCTCGATGGCGGCCGGATCGTCGAACAGGGCACGCATGACCAACTGGTGGCGCTGGACGGGCTCTATGCGCGGCTGTGGAAGCGCCAGTCCGGCGGCTTCCTGTATCACGAGGACAGCGTTCTGGAAGAGACGAGGCCGGCGGAGTAG
- a CDS encoding adenine phosphoribosyltransferase, protein MKPSLEDELLAAIRTIPDYPKPGILFRDITTLLGNARAFRRAIDELVHPYAGQKIDKIAGIEARGFILGGAVAHQLSAGFVPIRKKGKLPFETVRVAYSLEYGLDEMEMHKDGVAPGEKVILVDDLIATGGTAEAAVKLLRQIGADILAACFVIDLPDLGGRAKLEALGVPVRTLIGFEGH, encoded by the coding sequence ATGAAACCTTCACTTGAAGACGAGCTGCTCGCCGCGATCCGCACCATTCCCGATTATCCCAAGCCCGGCATATTGTTTCGCGACATCACCACGCTGCTCGGCAACGCACGCGCCTTCCGCCGCGCCATCGACGAGCTGGTGCATCCCTATGCCGGCCAGAAGATCGACAAGATCGCCGGCATCGAGGCGCGCGGCTTCATCCTGGGCGGCGCTGTCGCCCACCAGCTTTCGGCCGGCTTCGTGCCGATCCGCAAGAAGGGCAAGCTGCCCTTCGAGACGGTGCGCGTCGCCTACAGCCTGGAATATGGGCTGGACGAGATGGAGATGCACAAGGACGGCGTCGCCCCCGGCGAGAAGGTGATCCTGGTCGACGATCTCATCGCCACCGGCGGCACGGCGGAGGCGGCGGTCAAGCTGCTGCGCCAGATCGGCGCCGATATCCTCGCCGCCTGCTTTGTGATCGACCTGCCGGATCTCGGCGGCCGCGCCAAGCTTGAGGCGCTCGGCGTGCCGGTGAGGACGCTGATCGGGTTCGAGGGGCATTGA
- a CDS encoding GNAT family N-acetyltransferase: MGGAARTDYVLRRLRPTTQAFDALKQESRLEGYWMLVRLADGWASGRNKFLKRGEALYGAWQGRNLAGVCGLNVDPYFDGRQGRVRHLFVSAGHRRNGVGRMLVQTVIERARRYFAALNTRAPKEAFPFYEGLGFQRVEGEEFVTHRMMLSGHGKGS, translated from the coding sequence ATGGGCGGCGCGGCGCGGACCGACTATGTGCTCAGGCGGCTTCGGCCGACCACCCAGGCCTTCGACGCGCTGAAGCAAGAGAGCCGGCTGGAAGGGTACTGGATGCTGGTGCGCCTGGCGGATGGCTGGGCAAGCGGTCGCAACAAGTTCCTGAAGCGCGGGGAGGCGCTATACGGTGCATGGCAAGGCCGCAACCTTGCCGGGGTATGCGGGCTGAACGTCGATCCCTATTTCGACGGGAGACAGGGGCGGGTCCGGCACCTGTTTGTCAGTGCTGGTCACCGCCGCAACGGTGTTGGCCGCATGCTGGTCCAAACCGTCATTGAAAGGGCCCGCCGATATTTCGCTGCCCTGAACACCCGTGCGCCCAAGGAAGCCTTTCCTTTCTATGAGGGGCTTGGCTTCCAGCGCGTGGAGGGCGAAGAATTCGTCACCCACCGCATGATGCTCTCCGGACACGGGAAAGGAAGCTGA
- a CDS encoding cupin domain-containing protein: MAHVIDREEWAVRPDRWKGELQCGVHGSNSCLIFNYLPDVGGGPRLHKHPYAEIFIIRQGTGLFTIGDQEIEASAGQIVIVPPGTPHKFTNLGPGPLETTDIHENGTFITEWLE, translated from the coding sequence ATGGCGCATGTCATCGATCGCGAGGAATGGGCCGTTCGCCCCGACCGCTGGAAGGGCGAACTGCAATGCGGCGTCCACGGCTCCAACTCCTGCCTGATCTTCAACTATCTGCCCGACGTCGGCGGCGGCCCGCGGCTGCACAAGCATCCCTACGCGGAGATTTTCATCATCCGGCAGGGGACCGGCCTGTTCACGATCGGCGACCAGGAAATCGAGGCCTCCGCCGGCCAGATCGTCATCGTGCCGCCCGGCACGCCGCATAAATTCACCAATCTCGGTCCAGGTCCGCTGGAGACGACCGACATCCACGAAAACGGAACGTTCATCACCGAGTGGCTGGAGTGA
- a CDS encoding cytochrome b, translating into MSEGHSTYTPKTGIERWFDARMPLPRLIHDSFVSYPVPRNLNYMWTFGGILSIMLVAQILTGVVLAMHYTADTNLAFGSVEKIMRDVNSGWLLRYMHANGASFFFIAVYMHIFRGLYYGSYKAPRELLWILGCIIYLLMMATGFMGYVLPWGQMSFWGATVITGFFSAIPLVGNWIQQLLLGGFAVDNPTLNRFFALHYLLPFMIAGVVVLHVWALHVVGQSNPTGIEVKSKTDTVAFTPYATIKDAFGMIVFLFIFAYFVFFLPNYLGHPDNYIVANPLKTPAHIVPEWYFLPFYAILRAITFNVGPINSKLGGVLCMFGAIVMLFLVPWLDTSKVRSAVYRPWYKLFFWLFVADAILLGWLGSQPAEGSYVFMAQMATLFYFAFFLIALPVLGLIETPRRLPNSITEAVLEKNKGGSAHPAGATAAPETKG; encoded by the coding sequence ATGAGCGAGGGACACTCGACCTATACGCCCAAGACCGGTATCGAACGCTGGTTCGACGCCCGCATGCCGCTGCCGCGGCTGATCCATGATTCTTTTGTCTCCTACCCGGTGCCGCGCAACCTCAACTACATGTGGACCTTCGGCGGCATCCTGTCGATCATGCTGGTGGCGCAGATCCTCACCGGCGTCGTGCTGGCCATGCACTATACGGCTGACACCAATCTCGCCTTCGGCTCGGTCGAGAAGATTATGCGCGATGTGAATTCCGGCTGGCTCTTGCGCTACATGCATGCCAACGGCGCCTCGTTCTTCTTTATCGCCGTCTACATGCACATCTTCCGGGGGCTTTATTACGGCTCCTACAAGGCGCCGCGCGAGCTTCTGTGGATCCTCGGCTGCATCATCTACCTCCTGATGATGGCAACCGGCTTCATGGGCTACGTGCTGCCGTGGGGCCAGATGAGCTTCTGGGGTGCCACCGTCATCACCGGCTTCTTCTCAGCCATTCCGCTTGTCGGGAACTGGATCCAGCAGCTGCTGCTCGGCGGCTTCGCCGTCGACAATCCGACGCTCAACCGCTTCTTCGCGCTGCACTATCTCCTGCCTTTCATGATTGCCGGTGTCGTCGTGCTGCACGTCTGGGCGCTGCACGTCGTCGGCCAGTCGAACCCGACCGGCATCGAGGTCAAGTCGAAGACCGACACCGTCGCCTTCACACCCTATGCGACCATCAAGGACGCGTTCGGCATGATCGTGTTCCTGTTCATCTTCGCCTATTTCGTCTTCTTCCTGCCGAACTATCTCGGCCATCCGGACAACTACATCGTTGCCAATCCGCTGAAGACGCCGGCCCATATCGTGCCGGAATGGTACTTCCTGCCGTTCTACGCAATCCTGCGCGCCATCACCTTCAATGTCGGGCCGATCAACTCCAAGCTCGGCGGCGTGCTGTGCATGTTCGGCGCCATCGTCATGCTGTTCCTGGTGCCTTGGCTCGACACGTCCAAGGTGCGCTCCGCGGTCTACCGGCCCTGGTACAAGCTGTTCTTTTGGTTGTTCGTCGCCGACGCCATCCTGCTCGGCTGGCTGGGCTCGCAGCCTGCGGAAGGCAGCTATGTGTTCATGGCGCAGATGGCGACGCTGTTCTACTTCGCCTTCTTCCTGATCGCGCTGCCGGTGCTCGGCCTGATCGAGACGCCGCGGCGGTTGCCGAATTCGATCACCGAAGCGGTGCTTGAGAAGAACAAGGGCGGCAGCGCACATCCGGCGGGCGCCACGGCCGCGCCAGAGACCAAGGGCTGA